The DNA region CTCCACCCCCTCAGGCTCTCGCGACGACCCCGCTGCCCACTGTCTGCAGAGATGCACGTGGGGGCACagttttattgctgttatttggGGGGGGGATGGGATGGGCAGGGAGCTCTCCCTGTTTTCGCTCTCGAGCACTGCGCTCTCGCTGCCGGCGCCCCACCCAAGACCTTTGGGGCGAACAAAAACTCCAGGTGCCCCTGGAGGGCGGGCCCCAAGGGAGGCGGTGCGCTCAGAGGCGGCGCGGCcgggggcggggtggggcgggTGTCGTTGGCTCGCCCGCGAAGCCCAGCCCCGAGCCAGGCCCCGACCCGCCCTGGCCGCCTCTGGGCTGAGGCCAAGGGAGAGGGTCGAGCCGCGTGGCGCGCCCAGCTCGAAAAGGCCGCGGCCTGGGGAAGGGCAGGGCGGGTGTCCATCGGGACCGCGGCCTGGCCTTGTCCCCAGGCTACAGACAGGCCCCCACAGATCAAACGGCTGACGAGGCAGCTGCGTCCTTCCCAGTCTGGCGGACGATTTCATGTCCTGCCCTGAGCCGAGGATCGCGGGCTGGGGCGGAGGTGCCCCTTCCTTGTTGCACTAATTATCAAGGTTTGGGAGGGAGCCGGGGGACTCGGGGGGGTCACGCACCCCGGGAGCTGCAGCGATCCGGCCACACCTACCTCTGGGTCAGCACACTACAAGTTCGCCTCCCACTTGGCGCACCCCTGGCCTCACCCCCTCGCTCCCACAGATCTTGGCGTTGGGAGGGGGCGTGCTTGACCCGGGGACTAAGTGGAGGGAGGGCACAGACTAAGGTGAACGCTTCTTCCTGCCTGGAACCTGACGAGGTCTCGCGGCCCCCCAAACCCCCGCGTGCTCTTAATTCGTTCTTAGTAACTTTAGTATTGTCCACCTCTCTCCCAGTCTGTAATGAGGGTTTAAATGGAGACCCTTTATggaactttaaccctacccccaataaaacaaaaagtaaaagcaATTCAACTACTTCTCCAGGGAGATGAAGCAATTGGCCATCTCCCCCAGTCTCCACGTGCACCCCAACCCTCTTCCACAATGCCCCTCCAAGCCAAAATAAGCTTTTAGGGGGCAGGGACTTGCATTGATCCAATTTACTCCTCGCACGCAGCACCCCGCCCCCCTTCCCTGGGGGTCCTGTTCCCAGGAGGAGAGGAGGGATATAGAGAAGGATTTGCTTCTAAAAAAAATATCCTGCCCACCGCCGGGGTGGGGGTGCTTTGCGCCTCTCGCGCACCGGGAAAAGAGGAAGGCACAAAAACGCGGTTTGCACGTGGGGTCGGCCTGGGCTGCGGGTGTGCGCACGGacgagtgtctgtgtgtgtgtgtgtgcgcgcgcgcgcgcgagtgtctttctgtgtgtgtgtgtgtgtgtgtgagctttCTTGTTCTCTTGCAGGGTACAATGTTAAAAAGCCACCGCTAGTCGCCCCCAGTGCTCCGACTCTCTGGGTCTTTTTGTCTCTAGTGCAGATTAAACGTCACGTCCGCACTTGAACTTGAATTTTATCCCATTGTACAGAGGCAGCCCCAGCCATAGAGAGACCGAGAGCTCCCAGAGAACCCGGACTCCGCCATCTTCACGTTGCAATCTATAGCTCCCAGTCCGCGCCCGCACCGACCCAGGCGCACTGGGCGAGCCGCCCCTCCGCCCCGCTCCCCCCGGGCCCGCGGCGCCAGGGGAGCGCTGGGGAGCGCTCGCGGGGACCCGGCAGCTCCTGCGGCCGGCGCCAGCCTGCCAGGTGAACTGGGAAGGAGCCGCTCCTGGAGTCCCCCCAGAGCCTCCGAAGGGTCAGTctccgagaaaaaaaaaaacaaaaaacaaaaagcaggcaGCCAGCAGAACACCCAGAAACCACCGAATCGGGGCAGTTTTACATTGCTTTGGGTTTTTTGAGGGGGCGGGGTGAAGGGGTACGAGACAAGTCCCCaagttttctctgcttttttttttctttttcttcttttattattttttatttgtttgcattttttttctttttttttccccctcctggtAGAAGTGCGTTCTCCACCTACCAGACCCTGAAGGAAAGTGTACGGAGCCGGTGCAAAATCCGGTTTAAGTTCAAGACGACATTTGGAAGTCCAAGAGGCCAAGCAGTCTGAAGAAGTctaagagatttttttctttcaaaagaatatatttttaaaagaaaccagCCAGTCCGCGGCAAgcaacagcagttttttttttttttttggcctctttCTCCCATTTTAGATCGagagcctttttttctttttgtttttcttctttttctttttgcaaacaaaacaaaaaaagcctagaagaaagagcaaaataaagaagaagaggaggaggaggaagagagggcaagagaggaaggggaaaagaaagaaagaaagaaagaaagaaaaaaacaacaacacaccaACCGGGCCGAGGAGGCGCGGCGGCGACGGTAGCGGCgcggcgcggcggcggcggctgaaCCCCCTCCCCGGCTCCCCATCCGAGCAGCTCTCCGGGCTGATGCCAGAATAGATGCCGGGGCAATGTCCCGCCGCAAACAGGGCAACCCGCAGCACTTGTCCCAGAGGGAGCTCATCACCCGTAAGTGTCTGCGGCGTGCGCGCGAGGGGCCGGAGGTTGGGCTCCCGGCGCCCGAGGCTGGGGACTGCGGGCCGGGCCGGGCAGCGCCGGGGCTGCGCGCCGGCTCGCAGAGCAGTGGCGTCCGCCGGAGCACGGCGGGGAGCAGGGGACCATGCAAAGTTTCTTTGCAGCCCGGGAGTCGGGGCGCTGAGCAGCCGGACTCGCCGCGGGCTCGGGGGCCCTGGGAACGGGCGCCGGGCCGGGGAGGGGGCGCGCAGACTGGAGGAGGTCTGTGTGCGCGCCGGGCCCGCTGGACTCTCGCCCCTGCGAGCGGCGTGTGTGGCGGCGGCGGCGCTGGTGGCGGGGTTtggagaggagggggagggggctgggggagcggagggggagggggagtcgGGGAGTCGGGAAGTGGGGAAAAGTTGGAGAGCGCGTGGGTCCGCGCTGATGGCGCGGGCGGCGGAGAGCGGGGAGCGCGCGGGACTGGGGGGACCGCGGGCCGGCCGGCGGTGAGGGCCCCGGTCGCTGCGCCCTGCCAGGCAGGGCGCCGGCCACGCCGGTCCGCGGATTCCGCAGCCGCCTTTCTCCTTCGCTCTCGGCGCTATTTGCAAACGAATCCAGCTGCGCGGCTGTTTGCCGGGCTccagcaccccccaccccacccccaccccaccccaccccccgcaTTTCCCCACCTCCGACTGTCTCCTGGGATGATCTTGTCTTCTTTCCCCCACTCCCAAAAAGGTGGGGGGATTGGGGCTGGTGAAAAATCCCCGCCacgggggggggaaaaaaaaggttgtCAGCTAGGAGTGGGAAGAGAAGGATGCGCTggtaaaatagtaaaaaaaaaaaaaaaaaagcgagcgAGAGCCCTATCAATCTCGTATCCATCTTTCCATCGCAGTATCTTTCATCTCCCTATCCAAATAAACAAGCAGGATGCCGTGGAAACCCACCGGCGGGAATCGCGCGGTTTTCCAGCAAGTGGCGGGGCGGGCAAAGTCAGGCAGCGGGGCAGAGACACAGCCGCTTCCAGAGCCCGGGTTGGGTGTAATTCAACCAGGAAACCAGCGAGCTCGAGCGGGCCAGGTGCCCTGTTTGCAAGGAGCCCAGGCCCCGCACAGCAGCGCGGGGAAGCTAGGCGCGCGGCGCTCCCCTCCGCGGCAGCCCGCGGCGCCGCTGCACGGCTGTGCGCGAGCCTTTCCCTGTTGTCCTGCTGTCGCGGTGCCTGCCTGGGTCGCcgttgcttatatatatatatatatatatatgtttcttttATTGCAATAGAAATAAAACATCCTCTGGGTGCCATCGAGGTTGTGTGCTTGCAAGTCCTCCGCGCGCCTCGCTGGGCTGGGGCCGGGCTGCCCGCGCGGAGCTGGAGAGGGCTGCGCGCCCAGCCGCCGCCGAGGACTGGCTGCGAGCCGGCCGAGAGCCGAATATttatgttatattttaaaaaatttaaataaataaataaatatataaagggGTTCTCCCCTCCCCTGAAAACCCGGCACAGGAGCCATCTGCTCGGAGCATTTGCTGTGGCCATATCTCTCCTTTGTTACAGCAGAGACGTTAGTAAGAAtttgtggatttatttattttggggggggggtagatATTAAAGTGGGCTTTGGCTTGGGAGGAGAGGACTGCCTTTTTGGAGGAGGGAAGAGGAGttggcttttattattattttgtgccATGGTAGACTCGGCTGGTAATATTTGAAACAAAATATTTTGCAACCAGATTGGGGATTTGATCAAGGTCTTTTTCTTCAGTCGATATTTCGTTCCTTTACCAAACTGGCCATGGCTTGGCCATGGCTTATCCtatgccccccccttttttttagatGGTGGGGTGGTTGTTAAAACGTCTGTACTTGCAGACGCCTAATTTCTCCAGGAGGCAATTTGCCCCACTAGCCTCCGTATAATTGCAAGGGCTGTTTTTGAGGAGGGGAGACTGGGGGGGGTGGAGAGGGGAGAGTCATTGAAGGTGCGCTGCCAGGCGGGCTGCATGGCAGGAACCGGGAGAGATTGCAGTTGTGGGTAACGGGGAAGAAGCAGGTAGGTTTGTGGAGCACTGTCTCTGTCCTCGCCTGGCGTTGCTGGGACTGCAGGAGAAAGGACTGGCTGCAGCCGGGCTTGGGGGGCGAGCCCTGCCCTTGTAGCGCCTCCATCCTTCATGTGTTCTGCGTCTCTCAGCCTGGCTACTCGTGGTGCTGGGGACAGCTGGCGGACACGGGAGCAGTgtggcagagctggagaagagaGGGGCAGAAGACAGAGGGCCGAGGAAATCCCGCCTGCCTTCCAGGGGCGCCAGGAGCTGTGGCATGGCCAGGGGCTTTGAGCAGGGACAGTAGTCCAACCAGTTTTCAGACAAGGCTATTTATTACCAAAAAGCAGCTGGTTTTTCTCTCTGTCCTGCCTTCACCTAGGAGTGGGAGCCCAGGCAGGGTAGAGGCAGGAGTCGGATAGGATGCAGTTTTCGGCTGCTTGGCCTATGGAAGTGTCTTCCAGGCCACCGATGGGTTCAGGGTGCTTTGGAGGCCTGGCTAGCAAGATGGGTGCTGTGTCAGTCCTCCTCACCCCCAGGTTCATGGTTGAGATGATAAATGTGCAAGAAAGCACCAAAAATGTGGCGCATCTCTGCCAGCTGGGTGGCAGCCCTCCGGTCAAGGACCAGCAGCCTCAGGCTCTGCAGGGATGATGCAACTTTGGAAAGCTGATGGCCCGGGAAAGGCAgcgtgtaaatggcattgataatCTTTGTCCTGGGCCCTGACGAGCTGGTTAAATTTACGGACAGGGCCAGCGAGAGAAGGGTGAGGTGTAAAAGAGAGACTTTGGGAGACAGTTGGGGATGCTGACCTGGACTTCTGGTTTGTTTCAAAATGTTTGATCCAGATGGATATGGCTTTTAAAACTGGAGGACAGACACAGCTATTAGTAAAAACAAACCCGAAACAACACAGTGACAACAGGGAAGGGAACGGGTAAAAACTggccaggcagagggaagggcCTGCTCCGGAAAAGGGAAATGGACCcctcaagggaaggcaagagttgTGTTGCTTTCGGAAGAAAATAAGCTGTTTGCGGTAAATCACACAACCCCAATTAAGGTGATTTTTCGACAACCCACCAACAGGTTTCCTTGGAAGGTTGGTCATTTTCCATATGAATCCACGATTTTGCACAACAACTCGAGACTCAGATTTGAGGCGTGAGTTAGGCTGTGTTGATTCCGTGGTTGGCTTTTAAATCAGGTTTTGCTGTAGCTGTGTGTTTTGAAGGTGGCTGTGCTCACAATTATCTTAACTCTCCAGGGTGTATCTATGGTGTATCCCCAGTTGTCCACATATCTTTCAAAATGGGGTCTCGGATACATTTCATAGAACTTGGGCcctgtctccctctgtctctcttttttttttcggtGGTTGGTGGGTGGAGTGTACTTTGTCTTCTGCACAGAAGGGAACCCCATATCATTAGAAGCGTGATATAAGTCAGCTGCTCCCATTCCACGGGAGAATCGCAATGTGTTCATCCAAGGTGTTATGCCAGGCtgattttattcatttgtaaTTCACACCTGAGAGAAAATAGCCGTGAGCATATTTTAACAACGCCTAATATTTTTGAAGggtagatatatatttttttctctgtgaatATTACGcctatttctttttttggagTGGGGGGTTGCTCTCTGCCCTGTGTTTTGGCCTTGGCGATTTTTGTCTGGCCTTTGACAATATTTTGTATATTCAAACTCACGTCTCAAGTCCTGAGTGGTGCCGTTGCTTTTGTGAGGCCGGCCTTAGAAATAGGGAGGGCGGCTGGGGTTGGGTGGCCAGGGGGGTGTTGAGTGGGACGTTGGCTCACAGGGTGCAGGACCGAACGTGTCTGCTTGACCACAGCGAAGTCCAGCTTTGGGTATGTTTGACACTGATTAGAATTGTGTCTCAGGTGAGACCCAGGCATGTCACACAGTCCGATGACAAATACCAGACAGCATGCCGGTTTCCAGTGCCTTCTCTGAATTTAACTCTTGGCACTGGCTTTTCACTCCAAACACGGCTTGCACCAGCCTTCTCTTTCCCCCTTTCATCGCCTATCTGGATTGCTTTGCATTCTGTGTTGCTTGTTGTGATAAAATACTTTCCAAAATAAACTTTCAGTTGAGTTGGCTTTTGGTGGATGGCAAGGCTGGGCCGCTGCGCGGCGCCTGGAGCCGCCTTGGCAGCTAGGGGGCGCTGGGTGCCCGTGTCATGCTGGTGCTGCCGCCACAATGGGCTGCCATCGGCGGCGGCGTTTACGCTGCTGCAAAACGTCTTAAGTGTGAAGTTGTAATATCGATTTTCCTGCAGACGGTCGTGCCGGACAGAATGAGGATATAAGTTTGAAAAATCTCTTTTCAAGCGGTCGCCATTGATTGACAAGCCCACATTGGGCAGATGGGGGCATTTTCCttttgttaaaaaattatttatttttgtagcaATTAAAATGCTGCGTTTTGCACGGCTGTGTTTTCCCCCATTCGTCTGCGGTCTTGAATTCCTGAAAATTCTGTTCGCTGTTCAGGTCGTCACGGTCGGCCGGGACTCTGTAAAGAGCGTCCGTTATTTTGGGCAAGGCTGTCGCTTCTGCCTTGGGTGTCACAGGCTGGAGAACAGCCGAGAATCTCTGCTTCCCGGAGTCGGCCACCCCAAACAGCTTGATGAATGGCAATCCTTTTAGCTCCGGTTTTATAACCTGGAATTCTCAATTCCATTTGTTAGGTAATGTTCCCACTGTAGAAAGGGAAATAACACCATTCCCCAAAGATATAAAATGCCAACTCAAATAATGTGTAGAACTTTCTCTGGAAGGAGTATATGCTTGCGAAAGGCAGCCTTGCTGATACCCTCCACCCCAAACAGGGCCCTTTAAATGGGTAGCTTTTAATGGACTGTCTTTCTCCTAAATGCGTATTTCTGTGCTGGGGGATATGTGTGTTTCGATCACAGGATTTCTCGATCTCTAACATCTTCTTCTCCAAGTTCAAGACATCTGCAAATAGTTCGGCAACCCCGAGTCTTTGCTGGAGTTCAATATATGGGCAGAAGAGGTTAGAGTGCAACAGGAAAGAGTGCTTTCTTCTAACCTGGAAGAGAAATAAATTAGGTCAGACAAAAGCCTTGCGCTGTCATCAGCCGGAGAGCGAGCCTTCACTCTTGAGTACGGAGGGCCAGCAATTTATCTCATgatttctctacttcatttaatgTTTGAATTGAGCCCGTTGTAAGCATATAGTGGCAGTGAGCGCATTCGACAGCTCAGAGGTAGAGGGGCACTTTCGCCTTGGCTTGGGTGGTGGCCTCTGGCCTGGggaaaactgttttaaaaaaaaaaaaatcaatttagaaGCCCTTTGCCTGGGAGCTTGGAGGTGGTTCACAAGCTGTAACTCAACACAGAACACAAATATGATAATgcgtggaaaaaaaatgtatgtagggggaggggagagatgggAGCAGATTCCATCCTTTGGGGGTTGTCTTGTCTCCCATGTCTTCAGGAGGGCTGGTCTGGCCATCCTGTTAAGCCCCACCTTTAGCTGACACTGTCCCTGGTCTTTGGCCTCTAGGTTTATTGGTAGTGTCACGTCTTTGGGGACGGCGGTCCTTTCCCACACGGTAAAGTTACTGAGGCCTGCAGGGCACCTTTGCTGATTGAAGTGTTGCTCCAGACACACTGGTCGTCGCTAATGAGGAGGGGCCCAGAAGAATACCAAGGCCTGGATGTCCACGTCACCTGTGGTTGTTCTGAGTGTGGCTTTGTCACTTGTCAGCACGCTTCCGTATTCCCAGGATCAGGCCTAGGGGTCCCATGTGTTCCATCTCTCCCACCTCCCGGCCCACCACTCCCCCAGATCTTCCTTCCATTAACCCTCAGTGAGATCTGCTCACGTTTTGTGCCCCGatctctgcccctcccccaagAAAAGCCTTTGGGGAGTGTCTCCTTGAGCAGCAGGTTTTCCCAAGACGCTGTGGAAGAGAAGTGCCAAGCGCTGGCTATTTGGAGACACGTGAGGGCTTGGGGACACATGTCGTGTGTCCTCTCACAAGCCAGCGAGAGGGGCAAGCAGAGCAGCGTCGGTTTTCACCGGCACAGTGACACCAGATCGAGGTTTGATTAATGGTGCTGCATTCACAGGGACGTTCGTCCAGCGTTTTGACACACTCAAGTCTTTTGTGTAGTTGCTTAAATTCAAGAAAttcattctttttgctttttctgaGGCCGCCGATGATCTGCTTGGGTATGGAATTAGCCAGCCCGAGCGATTTTACTGTCATGAAATCCCAGACCACACAAAATTAAGTAActtcaaaggaggaaaaaaaaaccttgtttaaCATTACTTTTTTATGACCCCCTTCCACGGAACCGCTGAAACAAATACGTTTTGTGAAATGTTCTAATGAGTTCTCTActaaaacagcaaccaaaaatgaCTCAAGAAAGTTGAGTGCCAATGTTATTGTGATTAACATGTGTCTCCGAAATGAATGCACCgctaagaattttaaaaaaagttaacaatGGGGTCAGGTATAAACCTCTGCCTTGGAAGTGAAATGCGGAAAGAGGTTTCTGCCCTAGCTCTTTTGCTGGGAGCTGCAGAGGACCTGAGTCCTCCAGCTCAAGGCTTGCAGCTCTGTGTCCTGTGAGCAGAATCTTTGAAAAGGCCTAACGTTAAAACAAATGTCTTCATCTGGCCACAAAGAATGCTTTTCTATCACGTCATTACGAGTCCTGTTTGGGCTCCAAGGATTTAAGGCTTTTGCAGTTTTGTAGGACCTGCCCAATGTGtttagaaggattttttttttttttaataacttttcttTATCAAAACATAGGTCACTCCATCCTTTGGCGTTGAGGACTTAGCTTTTTCTTAGCAATTTTTCGGTCTTGGACAGGGCCTGGGACTATACCTGAGCTGTTTTCCCCAttcatttggtctttttttttctcctgtcctGGAATTTGTGAGACAGGgactttggtttgggtttttgtggtttggattggggggaggggaggaggtggACTAGGCCTGTAGAGCGAGTTAGGGTGTGTTTCTGGGAGGAATTTTTGATGTGCTAAGCATCCTAAAGGCCAGGCTGGATCCTATAGGACAATCTGTGTGTGGGGGGAGTCCATCTCGCGTCAAGTGTCTTCTTCTGGAGTCCACCAGCCAGAGTTAGGTGCTCGAGGTTATTTCTGCCCCTCAAAGCCTTCCTGGGGTGCAGGCCAGGCCCACAGCCCCCACCGCCGGCCCCCGTCCTGGTCATCGGCATGGGGAGGGAAGCCCACCTTCTGTCTTCCGCCCAGATGCCCGGCATCCTGAGAATTTTGGTTTGAGGGGTGTGCTGCCATTGGTTGGAGCAGATAGCACCTCCACGCGTAGTCGCCTCGGCGGCCACCTGTCTCTCCAGTGGATCTGTGGGCAGCAGGAAGGTGACTTTAAGTGGGTCTCAGGGAGGGATGGGGCTGTGACTTCTGGAAGGGGCTGGTCTCCTCGGACCCCCTACGGAGAGGCAGGTGGTCAGGGAGGGACAGGTGTGATGCTTCCTGCGCCCCGACCAGGCCTGGCCTTGCCCTTCTAGCCGACCAACACCAGCAGCAAACCTTGATGGCTGCAGGGTGCAGTGGGGGGACTGGCTGGGACCCGGACTCTGGGCCCTCGCCTTGGAAGTGTCCTGGCTCCTGTGGGGGTATCGGAGCGTGGACACCCCTTAACACCACCTCAGTgttccctcttctctctgtctcctcctcTGCTGGGCCCTTCATTGCTCCCTCCATTTAGAGGACTTCATAAAACCTCTGTCGTGCCTTTCAGCGTCATCTCCTCTTAGAGTCTTTTCTCCACCAAGAACTGATTCCTCCTTTCTCCCGCCCACCCCCCTCCTTGCCCCTCCCCACACTGGTTATTTTCTCTTGGAcccaataaattaaaaattgatGGAAGCTCAGAAAGTGTTGTGCTCCGTCAAGTGCAGCGCATGGCGTTTCGTCAGCCCATCCGCCCCGAACATTCCCGGGGAGAAGCGGGCAGAGCCCCTTCCCGGAGGGTGGGTAAGCTTGGAGGGCAGGGAAGCTCAGGCAGCGGGCAGAGGCACTGTCTTCGTAGGAAGCAGGTGCGAGGTCTGGTTGGAGCGGCGCTCCAGCGGGTGGATGCTGAAT from Elephas maximus indicus isolate mEleMax1 chromosome 10, mEleMax1 primary haplotype, whole genome shotgun sequence includes:
- the LOC126083720 gene encoding basic salivary proline-rich protein 4-like; translated protein: MGSRGGGSAAAAAPRRYRRRRASSARSGSFPVHLAGWRRPQELPGPRERSPALPWRRGPGGSGAEGRLAQCAWVVPGSSTPPPNAKICGSEGCNKEGAPPPQPAILGSGQDMKSSARLGRTQLPRQPFDLWGPVCSLGTRPGRGPDGHPPCPSPGRGLFELGAPRGSTLSLGLSPEAARAGRGLARGWASRASQRHPPHPAPGRAASERTASLGARPPGAPGVFVRPKGLGWGAGSESAVLESENRESSLPIPSPPQITAIKLCPHVHLCRQWAAGSSREPEGVEMQGEGLRDRTSPPGLQAAAPQPPRGPKSKRASLPSHPAPPQKSFQEDAAVCSPERVSVLPKVTQRVGVRVGLTSPGGACCPAPPTVRAEIPTPAPSPSRVDYRERDPLCGSGGQGAARAGVGSEHFLIGPALPRRREEDARAGGRAQGRTRRRAPPRGDRERRPGRAGPALAPSPSFSASSPRGCRAQAASDPSCRSSLLLFPLPVWHGHH